The following DNA comes from Streptomyces globosus.
AGCGATTCGGCGGAGGAGTCGGCGTAGGCGCCGGCGTCCATGAGGATCTGCGCCTCGACCTTGACGAGGCGGCCCTCCGCGTCGGCGTGGTGGCGGTAGCGCAGCAGCGTCGGGTGGCGGTGGGTGTGGCCGAGGAAGGATTCCTCGCGGGTGGCGGCGAGTTTGACGGGGCAGCCGGTCCGCAGGGCGAGCAGGCCGAGCGGGAGCTGGAACGCGGCGTCCTCGCGGTCGGCGGTCGCGCCGGGCACGCCGGTGACGACGATGCGGACCCGGTCGGGTTCGAGGCCGAAGCAGGCGGCGGCCAGGTCGCGGTCGAGGTGGGGGTCGGTGGAGGCGGTGTAGATCTCGACGCCGCCGTCGGGGCGGGGCACGGCCAGGCCGGCCTCGGCGCCGATGGGGGCGGGGTCCTGGCGGCCGATGCGGTAGAGGCCTTCGACGACGACCTCGCCGGCGGCCTCCGGGTCGCCGTAGCGGAGCGGGATGTGCCGGATCAGGTTGCCGTCGGGGTGCAGCGGCGGGGCGGCGAACGCCTGCTCGGGGTCGGTGACCGCTTCGAGGAGCTCGTACTCGACGGTGATCGCGGCGGCCGCGAGGCGGGCCGTGTCGGGGTGGTCGGCGGCGACGGCGGCGATGGGCTCGCCGTGGTGGCGTACGACATCGTGCGCGAAGACGGGCCGGTCGGCGATGCGCCGCCCGTGGGTGGTGGCGCCGGGGACGTCCGCGTGGGTGACGACGGCGCGGACGCCGGGCATCCGCTCGGCGGCGGAGGTGTCGACGGACAGGATGCGGGCGTGGGCGTGCGGGGAGCGCAGCACGGCGGCCCACAGGAGGCCCTCGGCCCACAGGTCGGCGGCGTACGGGAAGGTGCCCTCGGTCTTGGCGCGCGCGTCGGCGGCGGGCACGGATGCGCCGATGCCGCGCGGCACGGCCGGGGCGGCCTGCTCGGCACCCGGGCCGGGTGCGGCTCCGGGGGTGCCGGCGGCGCCGCCTGCCGCGGTGGTCGTGGTGAATGTCACGGTCGTCGTCGACGTCGCCGTGGCCGCGTCCTGCCCGCTCACGCCATGCCTCCGTTGTGGATGCCTCCGCCGTGGACGCCTCCGTCGTGGGCGCCCCCGCCCGGGTGGATGCCGCCTTCGCCCGGCTGGGCCTGGTGCGGGATGTACGGCTCCCCCGGCCCGGCGGCGTACGCCTGCGCCTGCCCCTGCCCCTGGGCCTGCGCCTGCTGCTGTCCCTGCGCCTGCGCGGCGGCCGCCTCGGCCTCCGCCGCCTCACGCTCGGCGACGACCTCGCGGACGGCCTCCAGGACGCCCTTGTAGCCGGAGCAGCGGCACAGGTTCCCGCACAGCGCCTGGCGGGTCTCCAGGTCGCTGGGGGCGTGGTTGCCCTCCAGCAGGTCATGGATGGTCATGGCCATGCCGGGTACGCAGAATCCGCACTGCACCGCACCCGAACGGCACAACGCCTGCTGCACGTCGGAGAGTTCCCCGCCCGCGGCGAGCCCCTCGACGGTGCGGACCTCGCTCCCGGCGGCCGTGGCGGCCGGGACCAGGCAGGACGCGACGAGCCGGCCGTCGACCTGCACGGCGCAGGCCCCGCACTCGCCCTGGGAGCAGCCGTCCTTGGCGCCGGCGAGGCCGAGGCGCTCGCGCAGCACGTACAGCAGGGACTCGCCGATCCAGGCGCCGGTGACGGGCCGGTCGGCGCCGTTGACGCGCAGCACGTACGAGGACAGCGGGTGCTCGTGGTGGGCGACGGCCGGAGCCGTTTCCTCCGCGTACGGGGCCTCCCCGCCCGGGATCCCTTCCCCGGTGTCCGCACCCGGCGGTGCCGCGGCAGGGTCGGCGGTGTCCGCAACCGGCACGGGCGCACTGCCCGCTTCGGCCGCGGGGGCTGCGGCGAACCCGCGGCCGTCGGTGCCGGCCGGATCCGCCGCCGGGTCGGGGGCGGCTCCGGTGAAGGCGTGCCCGTGCGCCGCCGGCCCGGATTCCGCGGCGGCCTGCGGGCCGGGCTCCTGCCCGGGCCCGGCCCCGGTCCCGGTCTCGGCCTCGGCCCCGGTCTCCGCTGCGGCCCGCGCCGCCGGGTCGGGGGCGGTCGGCTGCACCGCGGCGTCGGCGGCAGCCTCCGGCTCCGGCTCCGGCTCCGGCTCCGGCTCCGGCTCGGGGGCAGGGGCGGGCGCGGGCTGCGCCGCGGCCGCCTCGTGGAGGCCGTGGCCGTGGCCGTGGCCGTCAGGTCCGGCGTGCCCGGCGGGAGTGCCCGCGGGGGCGTACTCCGCGGCGGCGTGCTCCCCGGCGTGCGCCTCGCCGTGGCCGTGGCCCCCGTAGGACGCGGGTCCGCCGTGCGGGGCCTGGCGGTCGTGGCCGTCGTACTGCCCGTGCGCGTCGTACTGCCCCGTCCCGTCCTGCTGCGGCGCCTCGCCGTGGCCGTGGCCGTACGGCACGCCGTGCGCGGGCGTCTGGTGGGGCGCCTGGGGCGCGTGCGGGTGGCCCGGCAGGTCGGCGGCGTAGGGGTGCGCGTGGCCGCCGTCGTGGCCGTGCGCGTACGCGGCCGTGTGCGGCATGGCGGTGCCGGCCGCTGGGGTGTCGGTGGGGCCGCCCGTCTGCGCCACTCCGTGGCCCGCGCCGTGGCCCGCCCCGTGGGGCTCCCCTTCGGGGAGGGTGCCGACGCCGGGGCCGCCGAGCACGCGCGGGGCGCCGGCGGGGCCGCCGACGCCCGGCCCGCCGAGCCGGCGGCGGCCGCTGCCGGAGCCGGTGCCGTCGGTCCGGTCGTCCGGCAGGACGCCCGAGCTGAGCGGGGCGTCCGCGGGCGCGGCCGCCTCGTGGTGGGGCTGGGCCGCCCAGGGGGCGGAGGCGCCGCCCGGCAGGGTCGCCGGGGCGCCGCGGAAGTCCGCGTCGACCCCGCCGGTGCGGAACTCGCCGGTGTGGAACTCGCCAGTGTGGAACTCGCCGGTCCCGTCGTGGAGTTCGGGCAGGGTCCACTGGCCGGTCGCCACCGGCTCCGCGGCGCGCACCGCGTCGGGGAAGTGCCACTCCGCGGTCTCGGCCGGGTCCTCGCCCTCCGCGCCGTCCGGCTCCGCCTCGGCGGGGGCGTGGCCCGCACCGGGGTCGGTGAACGCCGCGGCGACCGACGCCGGGATCGGGACCGACGCCGGGATCGGCGCACCGACGGGAGCCCCGCCGCCCGCACCGCGCGCACCGCCGGCGCCCGCGGCGGGGTCCGCGTCGGCCTCCGGCCACTGCACCGGCATCGACCAGGTCCCCGTCGCCGCCGGGTCGGCGGTGCCGGTGCCCAGCGGGACGATCATCGGCGGGGGCACGTAGCCGTGCCCGGGCGCGGCCAGCGGCTCCCCGGAGCCGAGGCCCTCCAGCATGTCCGGGGGCAGGCTCACGAAGGCCGTGGCGTCCGAGTCGTACTCGCCGCCCTGCGGCACCGGCTCCCAGCCCCAGCCGGGCCCGGCCGCGCCCGGGTCGCCCGTCGTTCCGCTCACGTTCTCGTTCCCACTCATGAGGTCAGCGCCCTCCCCAGGGCCCTCCGTGCCAGCACGGCCACCGTCCGCCGCAGGTGAAGTACGCCGGGGGCGACCGGTTCCCCCTGGTCGGGGACGCAGGCGGCGGCGACGTACTCCCCGAAGGCCTCCAGGGCCTCGGGGGCCAGCTGCCGCTCCCCGTCCCAGTCGATCAGCGACGCCACCCACTGCTCGGCGTCCAGCGGCCGCAGCGGCATCGGGGCGACCGCGCCGACCGCGATGCGCACGCCCCGGCGCGCGGGATCCAGTACGAGTCCCACGGACGCCACGGCGCGCCCCGGGCCCGTCCGCCCGGTCGCCTTCAGGAACACCTGCGGGGCGTGCAGCAGCGGCACCCGGACGAAGCCGATCAGCTCGCCGGGCCGCAGCATCTCGCGGCCGGCCAGCAGGTACGAGACCGGGATCTCCCGGCTG
Coding sequences within:
- a CDS encoding (2Fe-2S)-binding protein; amino-acid sequence: MSGNENVSGTTGDPGAAGPGWGWEPVPQGGEYDSDATAFVSLPPDMLEGLGSGEPLAAPGHGYVPPPMIVPLGTGTADPAATGTWSMPVQWPEADADPAAGAGGARGAGGGAPVGAPIPASVPIPASVAAAFTDPGAGHAPAEAEPDGAEGEDPAETAEWHFPDAVRAAEPVATGQWTLPELHDGTGEFHTGEFHTGEFRTGGVDADFRGAPATLPGGASAPWAAQPHHEAAAPADAPLSSGVLPDDRTDGTGSGSGRRRLGGPGVGGPAGAPRVLGGPGVGTLPEGEPHGAGHGAGHGVAQTGGPTDTPAAGTAMPHTAAYAHGHDGGHAHPYAADLPGHPHAPQAPHQTPAHGVPYGHGHGEAPQQDGTGQYDAHGQYDGHDRQAPHGGPASYGGHGHGEAHAGEHAAAEYAPAGTPAGHAGPDGHGHGHGLHEAAAAQPAPAPAPEPEPEPEPEPEPEAAADAAVQPTAPDPAARAAAETGAEAETGTGAGPGQEPGPQAAAESGPAAHGHAFTGAAPDPAADPAGTDGRGFAAAPAAEAGSAPVPVADTADPAAAPPGADTGEGIPGGEAPYAEETAPAVAHHEHPLSSYVLRVNGADRPVTGAWIGESLLYVLRERLGLAGAKDGCSQGECGACAVQVDGRLVASCLVPAATAAGSEVRTVEGLAAGGELSDVQQALCRSGAVQCGFCVPGMAMTIHDLLEGNHAPSDLETRQALCGNLCRCSGYKGVLEAVREVVAEREAAEAEAAAAQAQGQQQAQAQGQGQAQAYAAGPGEPYIPHQAQPGEGGIHPGGGAHDGGVHGGGIHNGGMA